The Daucus carota subsp. sativus chromosome 2, DH1 v3.0, whole genome shotgun sequence genome includes a window with the following:
- the LOC108206993 gene encoding heavy metal-associated isoprenylated plant protein 20, with protein sequence MGVLDHFSDLCSTSSTRKSKRKPMQTVDIKVKMDCDGCERRVKNSVSSMKGVKSVDVIRKQSRLTVTGYVEPNKVLKKVQSTGKRAEFWPYVPYNLVAQPYAPQAYDKKAPPGYVKKVVQSPNAPVERYTTIFSDDNPNACSVM encoded by the exons ATGGGAGTTCTTGATCATTTCTCCGACTTATGCAGCACTTCATCCACGAGGAAGAGCAAACGCAAGCCGATGCAG ACAGTTGATATTAAGGTGAAGATGGACTGTGATGGCTGCGAACGCAGAGTCAAAAATTCTGTTTCGTCTATGAAAG GTGTAAAATCAGTGGATGTAATACGAAAACAAAGCCGGCTAACAGTTACAGGTTATGTTGAACCGAATAAGGTGTTAAAGAAGGTTCAGAGCACCGGAAAGAGAGCTGAATTTTGGCCCTATGTGCCGTATAATCTAGTGGCCCAGCCGTATGCACCGCAAGCTTATGATAAGAAGGCTCCTCCTGGGTACGTGAAGAAGGTTGTTCAGAGTCCTAATGCCCCTGTTGAGCGATATACTACTATTTTCAGTGACGATAATCCTAATGCTTGTTCTGTCATGTAA
- the LOC108206204 gene encoding uncharacterized protein LOC108206204 has protein sequence MASLFQKFQKAVGSLAKSPTFAKDPRHLQFEADINRLFLYTSYNRVGKDAGDADIEEIIDIASKASLADQQEQVQENIYSQIKTFCALMDDILHPSCKSTEEPLNSPTEKAAGPRRSGLSLAVGSNSSMKVSPGVPKTKPLKLSEVSQRIKDLNSYTLELKASQVPHKEAGQGLFINGEANVGAIIAFYPGVVYTPAYYRYIPGYPKVNAHNPYLITRYDGTIINAQPWGTGGETREVWDGLSVPEFRPNIQGADTGSDRVWKMLSKPLEATRLGSNAEVLERRNPLAFAHYANHPAKGMEPNVMVCSYDFPLVEKDMRMYIPNVVFGRGEEVKMKRFGSFWFKSGTSGSNVSDNPVLKTLVLVATRDLSNEEVLLNYRLSNAKKRPAWYTPVDEEEDRRRWS, from the exons ATGGCTTCTCTCTTTCAGAAATTTCAAAAG GCTGTGGGAAGCCTTGCTAAAAGTCCCACCTTTGCTAAAGATCCCAGGCACCTTCAATTTGAAGCTGATATTAACCGTCTCTTTCTTTACACCAG CTACAATCGTGTGGGAAAGGATGCAGGTGATGCAGACATAGAGGAGATCATTGACATTGCCAGTAAGGCTTCATTGGCTGACCAACAAGAGCAGGTCCAAGAAAACATTTACTCTCAAATTAAAACCTTCTGCGCTTTGATGGATGACATTCTCCATCCTAGTTGTAAAAGCACCGAAGAGCCTTTAAATTCACCCACTGAGAAAGCTGCTGGTCCACGTCGTAGTGGCCTTAGTCTTGCTGTTGGTAGCAATTCATCGATGAAAGTCAGTCCTG GTGTACCGAAGACAAAGCCGTTAAAGCTTTCTGAGGTATCACAGAGGATTAAGGATCTCAACAGCTATACCCTTGAGCTTAAAGCATCTCAAGTGCCCCATAAGGAGGCAGGCCAAGGTCTATTCATTAATGGCGAGGCCAATGTCGGTGCCATTATAGCATTTTACCCTGGTGTGGTATACACTCCAGCATATTACCGTTATATACCTGGATATCCAAAAGTTAATGCACACAATCCTTACTTGATCACAAGGTATGATGGAACTATTATAAATGCACAGCCTTGGGGCACTGGAGGTGAAACACGTGAAGTATGGGATGGATTAAGTGTGCCTGAATTCAGACCAAACATTCAAGGTGCTGATACAGGGTCAGATCGTGTCTGGAAAATGCTAAGTAAACCTTTGGAAGCAACACGACTGGGGAGTAATGCTGAGGTACTGGAGCGTAGAAACCCACTAGCTTTTGCTCATTATGCCAACCACCCAGCAAAAGGAATGGAACCAAATGTCATGGTGTGTTCTTATGATTTTCCACTTGTTGAGAAAGATATGAGAATGTATATACCAAACGTAGTATTTGGGCGCGGGGAGGAAGTAAAGATGAAAAGATTTGGCAGTTTCTGGTTTAAATCCGGGACTTCTGGCAGTAATGTATCAGATAATCCTGTACTGAAGACCCTTGTTCTTGTGGCTACTCGGGACCTTAGTAATGAAGAAGTCCTTTTGAATTACAGGCTAAGCAATGCCAAAAAGCGACCGGCCTGGTATACACCTGTAGACGAGGAAGAGGACCGAAGGAGATGGAGCTAA
- the LOC108209406 gene encoding ABC transporter G family member 7 isoform X2 yields the protein MVGIGGKGGVAQILTAVAAALLLRLFSAPGPALLPEDESVDDGEGDSGDAPVPGKVSPVTILWKNITCSLSDKSTKSVRFLLKNVNGEAKPGRLLAIMGPSGSGKTTLLNVLAGQTVSSPRIHLSGLLEVNGRPMANKAYKFAFVRQEDLFFSQLTVRETLSLAAELQLQEISSIEDRDEYVNNLLFKTGLVSCADSRVGDAKVRGISGGEKKRLSMACELIASPSVIFADEPTTGLDAFQAEKVMETLRQLAQEGHTVICSIHQPRGSVYAKFDDIVLLTDGTLVYAGPAHEEPLAYFSKLGYSCPDHVNPAEFVADLISVDYSSAESVYASQKRIDGLVEAFSQQTSLMLYATPITVLDTSKKSVGARLKTVVKRKSNWWKQFWLLLRRAWMQASRDGPTNKVRTRMSIASAMIFGSVFWRMGKSQTSIQDRMGLLQVAAINTAMAALTKTVGVFPKERAIVDRERTKGSYALGPYLLSKLLAEIPIGAAFPLLFGSILYPMSRLNPSLSRFGKFCGIVTMESFSASAMGLTVGALVPTTEAALALGPSLMTVFIVFGGYYVNAENTPIIFRWIPRASLIRWAFEGLCINEFSGLEFDCQHSFDIQSGEQQLERLSFGGSKIRDTLVAQSKILLFWYCTTYVFLEKNKPKYQKLEPPSLDEEKPSAELEPLENGPTDEDQEAESSPSEQGVI from the exons ATGGTTGGAATTGGCGGGAAAGGCGGTGTAGCTCAGATTCTGACGGCGGTCGCGGCCGCGTTGTTGCTCCGTTTGTTTTCCGCTCCGGGACCGGCGCTCTTGCCGGAAGATGAGAGTGTGGATGACGGAGAAGGAGACTCCGGCGATGCTCCGGTACCTGGAAAGGTGTCTCCGGTGACTATATTGTGGAAAAATATTACTTGCTCTCTCTCGGATAAATCGACTAAATCA GTGAGATTCTTGCTTAAAAATGTGAATGGAGAAGCAAAACCTGGAAGATTGCTTGCAATTATGGGACCATCGGGATCAGGGAAGACTACCTTGCTCAATGTTTTGGCAGGTCAGACAGTGTCCTCGCCTCGGATACATTTGTCTGGCCTTTTAGAGGTTAATGGAAGGCCTATGGCAAACAAAGCCTACAA ATTTGCTTTTGTGAGACAAGAGGACCTTTTCTTCTCTCAGTTGACAGTTCGAGAAACATTGTCTCTTGCAGCTGAACTCCAGCTTCAGGAGATCTCTTCCATAGAAGATAGAGATGAATACGTGAACAATCTCTTATTCAAAACAGGTTTG GTCAGTTGTGCCGACTCCCGTGTTGGGGATGCAAAAGTCCGTGGAATCAGTGGTGGTGAGAAGAAACGCTTATCAATGGCATGTGAGCTTATTGCTAGCCCTTCCGTCATATTCGCAGATGAGCCAACAACTG GACTTGATGCCTTCCAAGCAGAAAAAGTGATGGAAACACTCAGACAGCTTGCACAGGAAGGACACACTGTTATTTGCTCTATTCACCAGCCTAGAGGTTCAGTTTATGCAAAGTTTGATGACATTGTGTTGCTTACGGATGGCACGTTAGTTTATGCTGGTCCTGCTCATGAAGAACCTCTAGCATACTTCTCAAAACTTGG GTACAGTTGCCCAGATCATGTTAACCCCGCAGAATTTGTAGCAGATCTTATATCTGTAGACTATAGTTCTGCTGAGAGTGTCTATGCTTCCCAAAAAAGAATAGATGGTCTAGTTGAGGCATTCTCACAACAAACATCATTAATGTTATATGCTACTCCGATTACTGTATTGGACACCTCTAAAAAGAGTGTGGGTGCAAGGTTAAAAACTGTTGTTAAAAGGAAAAGCAATTGGTGGAAGCAGTTCTGGTTGCTCCTGAGACGTGCATGGATGCAG GCTTCTCGTGATGGGCCCACCAATAAAGTTCGGACAAGAATGTCAATTGCATCGGCTATGATATTTGGGTCGGTATTTTGGAGAATGGGAAAGTCACAGACATCAATACAAGACAGAATGGGATTACTTCAG GTTGCTGCAATAAACACGGCAATGGCTGCACTCACAAAAACTGTTGGCGTTTTTCCCAAGGAGCGTGCAATTGTTGACAGGGAGCGTACAAAGGGGTCGTATGCTTTAGGACCATACTTGCTTTCAAAGCTGCTAGCAGAGATCCCTATTGGAGCCGCATTTCCATTATTGTTTGGAAGCATCCTGTATCCCATGTCTCGTCTCAATCCTAGTCTTTCAAG ATTTGGGAAATTCTGTGGAATTGTGACCATGGAGTCCTTTTCAGCATCTGCAATGGGTCTGACTGTGGGGGCTTTGGTCCCAACCACAGAAGCAGCATTAGCCTTGGGGCCTTCTTTAATGACGGTTTTTATTGTATTTGGAGGTTATTATGTCAATGCAGAGAACACACCAATTATATTTCGGTGGATTCCCCGTGCTTCATTGATAAGATG GGCATTTGAAGGGCTTTGCATAAACGAATTTAGCGGCCTTGAATTCGACTGTCAACATTCGTTTGATATACAATCTGGCGAGCAG CAACTGGAGAGGCTATCATTTGGAGGCAGTAAAATAAGAGACACGTTAGTGGCCCAAAGTAAAATACTGTTGTTTTGGTATTGCACAACCTATGTTTTTCTCGAGAAAAATAAACCTAAATATCAGAAGCTTGAACCTCCATCACTTGATGAAGAAAAACCATCAGCAGAGCTCGAGCCTCTTGAAAATGGTCCTACGGATGAAGACCAGGAAGCAGAGTCCTCTCCGTCGGAGCAAG GTGTTATCTAA
- the LOC108209407 gene encoding putative fasciclin-like arabinogalactan protein 20: MAARASLLQLIILSLTILSLFSLSASLPTESILNAVETLSNAGYVVMSLTLQVSSEAVLTSQCRSATVFAPPDYSFSRSGQPSLSLLRYHFSPLALSVDSLKSLPYGTKIPTLSAGKSLTVTSFASDDRISLNDVKLSRWPIYDDGSLVIFGIESFLNPEFTSTIQIRNPSFDVGCVVVNDYPNTLSKGFMFGEASETLRARGYSVMAAFLDLQLLGFIGQPKLTVFAPVDEVMVNRAGDIPDYPSLFLRHVVPCKLSWIDMVNVNQGTELQTYLEGFGMNVTRSSDLFMVNGVQITFPDMYYSDWLVVHGLPEILPVPSTPEHEGSDPDDNKTDDKFPKASIATSKPKS; the protein is encoded by the coding sequence ATGGCGGCGAGAGCTTCATTACTGCAACTTATAATTCTCTCTCTCACGATtctttctctcttctctctctccgCATCTCTCCCGACCGAATCGATTCTCAACGCCGTCGAGACACTCTCAAATGCCGGCTATGTGGTGATGTCTCTCACTCTCCAAGTCTCCTCCGAGGCCGTTTTAACATCTCAGTGCCGTTCCGCCACCGTGTTCGCACCGCCGGACTACAGCTTTTCGCGGTCTGGCCAGCCTTCGCTGTCTCTTCTCCGGTATCATTTCTCTCCTCTCGCTTTATCGGTTGATAGTCTCAAATCTCTCCCGTACGGCACTAAAATTCCGACTTTATCTGCCGGAAAATCACTCACCGTCACTTCCTTCGCATCCGATGATCGGATCTCGCTGAACGATGTGAAGCTCAGTCGGTGGCCTATTTACGACGACGGCTCGTTAGTGATTTTCGGAATTGAGAGTTTTCTTAATCCGGAATTTACTAGTACTATTCAAATTCGAAACCCTAGCTTTGATGTGGGCTGTGTGGTGGTGAATGATTATCCAAATACCTTGTCGAAAGGCTTTATGTTTGGGGAGGCTTCGGAGACGCTGAGAGCTAGAGGCTATTCGGTGATGGCAGCGTTTCTAGATTTGCAATTGCTAGGGTTTATTGGTCAACCTAAGTTGACTGTTTTCGCTCCAGTAGATGAAGTGATGGTTAATAGAGCTGGTGATATACCGGATTACCCTTCTTTGTTTTTGAGGCATGTTGTTCCATGTAAGCTGTCTTGGATTGATATGGTGAATGTGAATCAGGGAACGGAGTTACAGACTTACTTAGAGGGATTTGGTATGAATGTGACAAGATCTAGTGACCTTTTTATGGTGAATGGAGTTCAAATTACGTTTCCGGATATGTATTACAGTGATTGGCTTGTTGTTCATGGTCTTCCTGagatacttcctgtaccaagtACTCCAGAGCATGAGGGAAGTGATCCGGATGATAATAAAACCGATGACAAGTTTCCTAAGGCTTCGATTGCGACTAGCAAACCAAAATCATGA
- the LOC108209406 gene encoding ABC transporter G family member 7 isoform X1 produces the protein MVGIGGKGGVAQILTAVAAALLLRLFSAPGPALLPEDESVDDGEGDSGDAPVPGKVSPVTILWKNITCSLSDKSTKSVRFLLKNVNGEAKPGRLLAIMGPSGSGKTTLLNVLAGQTVSSPRIHLSGLLEVNGRPMANKAYKFAFVRQEDLFFSQLTVRETLSLAAELQLQEISSIEDRDEYVNNLLFKTGLVSCADSRVGDAKVRGISGGEKKRLSMACELIASPSVIFADEPTTGLDAFQAEKVMETLRQLAQEGHTVICSIHQPRGSVYAKFDDIVLLTDGTLVYAGPAHEEPLAYFSKLGYSCPDHVNPAEFVADLISVDYSSAESVYASQKRIDGLVEAFSQQTSLMLYATPITVLDTSKKSVGARLKTVVKRKSNWWKQFWLLLRRAWMQASRDGPTNKVRTRMSIASAMIFGSVFWRMGKSQTSIQDRMGLLQVAAINTAMAALTKTVGVFPKERAIVDRERTKGSYALGPYLLSKLLAEIPIGAAFPLLFGSILYPMSRLNPSLSRFGKFCGIVTMESFSASAMGLTVGALVPTTEAALALGPSLMTVFIVFGGYYVNAENTPIIFRWIPRASLIRWAFEGLCINEFSGLEFDCQHSFDIQSGEQQLERLSFGGSKIRDTLVAQSKILLFWYCTTYVFLEKNKPKYQKLEPPSLDEEKPSAELEPLENGPTDEDQEAESSPSEQGKPNQEYESPTTDQLNLFDLDGF, from the exons ATGGTTGGAATTGGCGGGAAAGGCGGTGTAGCTCAGATTCTGACGGCGGTCGCGGCCGCGTTGTTGCTCCGTTTGTTTTCCGCTCCGGGACCGGCGCTCTTGCCGGAAGATGAGAGTGTGGATGACGGAGAAGGAGACTCCGGCGATGCTCCGGTACCTGGAAAGGTGTCTCCGGTGACTATATTGTGGAAAAATATTACTTGCTCTCTCTCGGATAAATCGACTAAATCA GTGAGATTCTTGCTTAAAAATGTGAATGGAGAAGCAAAACCTGGAAGATTGCTTGCAATTATGGGACCATCGGGATCAGGGAAGACTACCTTGCTCAATGTTTTGGCAGGTCAGACAGTGTCCTCGCCTCGGATACATTTGTCTGGCCTTTTAGAGGTTAATGGAAGGCCTATGGCAAACAAAGCCTACAA ATTTGCTTTTGTGAGACAAGAGGACCTTTTCTTCTCTCAGTTGACAGTTCGAGAAACATTGTCTCTTGCAGCTGAACTCCAGCTTCAGGAGATCTCTTCCATAGAAGATAGAGATGAATACGTGAACAATCTCTTATTCAAAACAGGTTTG GTCAGTTGTGCCGACTCCCGTGTTGGGGATGCAAAAGTCCGTGGAATCAGTGGTGGTGAGAAGAAACGCTTATCAATGGCATGTGAGCTTATTGCTAGCCCTTCCGTCATATTCGCAGATGAGCCAACAACTG GACTTGATGCCTTCCAAGCAGAAAAAGTGATGGAAACACTCAGACAGCTTGCACAGGAAGGACACACTGTTATTTGCTCTATTCACCAGCCTAGAGGTTCAGTTTATGCAAAGTTTGATGACATTGTGTTGCTTACGGATGGCACGTTAGTTTATGCTGGTCCTGCTCATGAAGAACCTCTAGCATACTTCTCAAAACTTGG GTACAGTTGCCCAGATCATGTTAACCCCGCAGAATTTGTAGCAGATCTTATATCTGTAGACTATAGTTCTGCTGAGAGTGTCTATGCTTCCCAAAAAAGAATAGATGGTCTAGTTGAGGCATTCTCACAACAAACATCATTAATGTTATATGCTACTCCGATTACTGTATTGGACACCTCTAAAAAGAGTGTGGGTGCAAGGTTAAAAACTGTTGTTAAAAGGAAAAGCAATTGGTGGAAGCAGTTCTGGTTGCTCCTGAGACGTGCATGGATGCAG GCTTCTCGTGATGGGCCCACCAATAAAGTTCGGACAAGAATGTCAATTGCATCGGCTATGATATTTGGGTCGGTATTTTGGAGAATGGGAAAGTCACAGACATCAATACAAGACAGAATGGGATTACTTCAG GTTGCTGCAATAAACACGGCAATGGCTGCACTCACAAAAACTGTTGGCGTTTTTCCCAAGGAGCGTGCAATTGTTGACAGGGAGCGTACAAAGGGGTCGTATGCTTTAGGACCATACTTGCTTTCAAAGCTGCTAGCAGAGATCCCTATTGGAGCCGCATTTCCATTATTGTTTGGAAGCATCCTGTATCCCATGTCTCGTCTCAATCCTAGTCTTTCAAG ATTTGGGAAATTCTGTGGAATTGTGACCATGGAGTCCTTTTCAGCATCTGCAATGGGTCTGACTGTGGGGGCTTTGGTCCCAACCACAGAAGCAGCATTAGCCTTGGGGCCTTCTTTAATGACGGTTTTTATTGTATTTGGAGGTTATTATGTCAATGCAGAGAACACACCAATTATATTTCGGTGGATTCCCCGTGCTTCATTGATAAGATG GGCATTTGAAGGGCTTTGCATAAACGAATTTAGCGGCCTTGAATTCGACTGTCAACATTCGTTTGATATACAATCTGGCGAGCAG CAACTGGAGAGGCTATCATTTGGAGGCAGTAAAATAAGAGACACGTTAGTGGCCCAAAGTAAAATACTGTTGTTTTGGTATTGCACAACCTATGTTTTTCTCGAGAAAAATAAACCTAAATATCAGAAGCTTGAACCTCCATCACTTGATGAAGAAAAACCATCAGCAGAGCTCGAGCCTCTTGAAAATGGTCCTACGGATGAAGACCAGGAAGCAGAGTCCTCTCCGTCGGAGCAAGGTAAACCCAACCAGGAGTATGAATCACCTACTACTGATCAACTTAATCTGTTTGATCTAGACGGTTTCTGA